A genomic stretch from Lathyrus oleraceus cultivar Zhongwan6 chromosome 2, CAAS_Psat_ZW6_1.0, whole genome shotgun sequence includes:
- the LOC127121007 gene encoding probable O-methyltransferase 3 isoform X1 produces the protein MESNLLKAQSHIWNHIFNFINSMSLKCVVDLGIPDIIHNYGKPMSLSKLISSLPIHPSKKPCIHRLMRIMTHYGFFSQQNVTDNELEIEYMLTDVSRLLLKDNPMSVTPFVQAMLDPVLTNPFHQLSTWLKNEDSSAFETTHGRLFWDYAAHDPIFNRLFNESMASDARLVSDLLIEKCREVFNGLESLVDVGGGTGTMAKALAKSFPQMECIVFDLPHVVHGLQGSDNLKYVGGDMFQEIPQTDAILLKWILHSLNDEKCVKILKKCRESLEKKGKEGKVIVIDMVLDNENENINESVETQLFFDMLMMVIPAGKERNKKEWIKLILSAGFSDCKIIPILGLRSLIEIYP, from the exons ATGGAATCCAATTTGCTCAAAGCACAAAGTCACATATGGAATCATATTTTCAACTTCATAAATTCCATGTCACTTAAATGTGTTGTTGATTTAGGCATACCAGATATCATACACAACTATGGCAAACCCATGTCACTCTCGAAACTCATTTCTTCACTACCAATCCATCCTTCCAAAAAGCCTTGCATACATCGCTTGATGCGAATCATGACTCATTATGGTTTCTTCTCTCAACAAAATGTTACAGATAATGAGTTAGAAATCGAGTATATGTTAACGGATGTATCTAGGTTATTACTTAAGGACAATCCAATGAGTGTGACACCGTTTGTGCAGGCGATGCTTGATCCAGTTTTGACCAATCCGTTTCATCAATTATCCACGTGGTTAAAAAATGAGGATTCTTCCGCATTTGAAACTACCCATGGGAGGCTTTTTTGGGATTATGCAGCTCATGACCCAATATTTAACCGTTTATTCAATGAATCCATGGCAAGTGATGCTCGATTAGTAAGTGATTTGTTGATTGAAAAGTGTAGGGAAGTGTTCAATGGATTGGAGTCATTAGTTGATGTCGGAGGAGGCACGGGGACCATGGCAAAGGCTCTTGCGAAATCATTTCCACAAATGGAATGCATTGTGTTTGATCTCCCACATGTTGTTCATGGCTTACAAGGAAGTGATAATCTAAAATATGTCGGTGGAGATATGTTTCAAGAAATTCCTCAAACAGATGCTATTTTATTAAAG TGGATCTTACATTCCTTGAATGACGAAAAATGTGTGAAGATATTGAAGAAATGCAGGGAATCATTAGAAAAGAAAGGTAAAGAAGGGAAGGTGATTGTCATAGATATGGTGTTGGAcaatgaaaatgaaaacattAATGAATCAGTTGAAACACAACTCTTCTTTGATATGTTGATGATGGTAATACCCGCGGGAAAAGAGAGAAATAAGAAAGAGTGGATTAAGTTGATTTTATCGGCTGGTTTTAGTGATTGTAAAATAATCCCGATTTTAGGTTTAAGATCCTTGATCGAGATATATCCATAA